The Streptomyces laurentii genome contains a region encoding:
- a CDS encoding hypothetical protein (identified by MetaGeneAnnotator; putative;~sequence version:1), translated as MHTEQSDGEDTGEAAVGDGHRRAGEVGGGSGEEVAEPGAARDETSSSAFSPVSCRVALTRRRP; from the coding sequence GTGCACACCGAGCAGTCCGATGGCGAGGACACAGGCGAGGCCGCCGTCGGTGATGGCCACCGCCGGGCTGGTGAGGTCGGCGGCGGATCCGGCGAGGAAGTCGCCGAGCCGGGGGCCGCCCGCGACGAGACCTCGTCCTCGGCCTTCTCCCCCGTCTCCTGCCGGGTGGCGCTCACGCGGCGTCGGCCGTGA
- a CDS encoding acetyltransferase (Coenzyme A binding pocket [chemical binding];~N-Acyltransferase superfamily: Various enzymes that characteristically catalyzethe transfer of an acyl group to a substrate; cl17182;~acetyltransferase [Streptomyces venezuelae ATCC10712];~identified by MetaGeneAnnotator; putative): MSDITLRRATADDSRRLTRLVRTSGAYAGEYASMVDGYQVGGAYIEHHPVYVAVDAAGRVLGFYALLLDEAELDLAFVADEAQGRGIGRLLMEHMTGEGRAAGLDSIRVVAHPPAEEFYLRTGARRTGTVPPAGHTHWARPELRFDLTADAA, translated from the coding sequence ATGTCCGACATCACTCTCCGGCGCGCCACCGCCGACGACTCCCGACGGCTCACCCGGCTCGTCCGCACCTCCGGCGCCTATGCCGGGGAGTACGCCTCGATGGTCGACGGCTACCAGGTCGGCGGCGCCTACATCGAGCACCACCCCGTGTACGTCGCCGTCGACGCGGCCGGCCGTGTCCTCGGCTTCTACGCCCTGCTCCTCGACGAGGCCGAGCTCGACCTGGCCTTCGTCGCCGACGAGGCGCAGGGCCGCGGCATCGGGCGGCTGCTCATGGAGCACATGACCGGGGAGGGGCGGGCCGCCGGGCTCGATTCCATACGGGTCGTGGCCCATCCGCCCGCCGAGGAGTTCTACCTGCGCACCGGCGCCCGCCGCACCGGCACCGTCCCGCCCGCCGGGCACACCCACTGGGCCCGCCCCGAGCTCCGCTTCGACCTCACGGCCGACGCCGCGTGA
- a CDS encoding hypothetical protein (identified by MetaGeneAnnotator; putative;~sequence version:1), which yields MIDMTEWQISDEEGGRLAARWWQWAQSAPEDRGPVADTTGEHAGWQQPDDVWFLAGTYGGRVVRRCEIPAGRPLFLPVLNRCHTKAHSRTPLGLEIARARAYLNGGPIPFRRFTTQPFRMDDRMYLSWGIWAAVTPLLPGQYVLEIDAASTGGFHVDTTYHLTAAPV from the coding sequence GTGATCGACATGACGGAGTGGCAGATATCCGACGAGGAGGGCGGGCGGCTCGCCGCCCGCTGGTGGCAGTGGGCGCAGTCGGCACCGGAGGACCGCGGTCCGGTCGCGGACACGACCGGGGAGCACGCGGGCTGGCAGCAGCCGGACGACGTGTGGTTCCTGGCCGGCACGTACGGCGGCCGGGTGGTGCGCCGCTGCGAGATCCCGGCGGGCCGTCCGCTGTTCCTCCCGGTTCTCAACCGCTGCCACACCAAGGCGCATTCGCGGACGCCGCTGGGCCTGGAGATCGCCCGCGCGAGGGCGTACCTGAACGGCGGCCCGATCCCCTTCCGCCGCTTCACCACCCAGCCGTTCCGCATGGACGACCGCATGTACCTGTCGTGGGGCATCTGGGCCGCGGTCACTCCGCTGCTCCCGGGCCAGTACGTCCTGGAGATCGACGCGGCCTCGACCGGCGGCTTCCACGTCGACACGACGTACCACCTGACCGCCGCCCCCGTGTAG
- a CDS encoding transposase IS200-family protein (Transposase IS200 like; pfam01797;~identified by MetaGeneAnnotator; putative;~transposase IS200-family protein [Cupriavidus necator N-1];~type strain of Cupriavidus necator) — protein MTTGTASKVAVSKLVNSLKGVSARRIRQEFTGRFNRAIMHGRLWSPSYFSASCGGAPLTIVRQYIEQQKRPLQSARQSNLEIHSSPA, from the coding sequence GTGACGACCGGGACGGCGAGCAAGGTCGCCGTCTCGAAGCTGGTCAACAGCCTCAAGGGCGTCTCCGCTCGCCGGATACGGCAGGAGTTCACCGGCCGGTTCAACCGCGCCATCATGCACGGGCGCCTGTGGTCCCCCTCCTATTTCTCCGCATCGTGCGGCGGAGCACCGTTGACGATCGTCCGCCAGTACATCGAGCAGCAAAAACGTCCACTCCAAAGTGCACGTCAGAGCAATCTTGAGATTCATTCATCCCCGGCGTGA
- a CDS encoding hypothetical protein (identified by MetaGeneAnnotator; putative;~sequence version:1) gives MSFEEEWNQLKADALRRRETSMALASADGRGGGGGVAAPQNGDLGLRDAPIRAKASGLRVANGEARGKTKLDDALAAAIRTPTFGARRLRHVHRPCGPPDPRHVTLPPKLPRAAASPPTGTFSRSRRLLRRPRHRQPVTPDEPEKHQ, from the coding sequence ATGTCGTTCGAAGAGGAGTGGAACCAGCTCAAGGCCGACGCTCTGCGCAGACGCGAGACGAGCATGGCCCTCGCCTCCGCCGACGGACGGGGCGGCGGGGGTGGGGTGGCCGCGCCCCAGAACGGCGACCTGGGACTCCGCGACGCGCCCATCCGCGCCAAGGCCTCGGGCTTGCGGGTCGCGAACGGCGAGGCGCGCGGAAAGACCAAACTGGACGACGCCCTCGCCGCCGCCATTCGGACACCCACCTTCGGGGCCCGCCGGCTTCGGCACGTTCATCGCCCGTGCGGCCCACCAGATCCGCGGCACGTCACGCTGCCCCCGAAGCTGCCGCGAGCCGCCGCCAGTCCGCCGACCGGCACGTTCTCCAGATCTCGCCGACTTCTACGGCGGCCGCGTCATCGACAACCAGTAACACCCGACGAACCCGAGAAGCATCAATGA